One Glycine max cultivar Williams 82 chromosome 1, Glycine_max_v4.0, whole genome shotgun sequence genomic window, tatatttactgTGTCGTAATAGCTTGTCTCTAAAGGGAACTTATTTACGGGTTAATTATGGAAATggttagaattttaaaaaattactataatgaatattttttttttaaaaaaagtatgaaaatgagtaaatcatattttgatatacgatttttcaataaaaaaaatcgtatGTCAAAGATctcactttttatatttataataacttttaattgatCGATAATGTTAAACTTTTTACAGACAgtattgataagaaaaaaaaaaaaagacagagagagtgtaatgaaattttttaaagtaatgaaTCCGAAAGTCTAAATcactaatgaaatttttttaaagtaatgaatttttttaaaatattatcagtatgaaaaaaaaagaaaagaagaacaataattaaaaagctTTTCTACTTCTCCGGCGTTTGCAATACTTAAAACCGTAACTACCCCTACATTATCCATTTCATTACATCCAGTAACGTCGTCACTTCACAACTAATGCAGGGGCTCTTGCGTCAATTCACGTTCAGAGTGAGCAAAGTGCCAAACCCGGAAACGCGATCTCAGAAAACTCAACTCCAGCAACCTTCTTTTTCTGCAATTCTGATCCCTCTCAAACCTTGCTCACTAACTCGTTCTCTTCCCCTTCTCAACTCAGTGAAAAACTGAAAATTCACCGAGTCAATTCGCTCCTCTCGCAGCTCATGGCACCACGATCCTAGCGTAGACGCGCCCGCATTTGATTTTCCCCGAAGATCTCACTTTCAGCCGCGTTGCCGAGTCGCAACTCGCTCCGAACTCGGGAATGGCTTCTTCGGAAGCCGATTCCCGGCTGAGACAGGTCGTGGTCCCCGCGCTCGAGAAGATCGTCAAGAACGCGTCGTGGCGGAAGCACGCGAAGCTCGCGCACGAGTGCAAATCGGTGATCGAGAGCCTCAACCACCAGCAAGCGCCGCCGCCGGGATCTCCGTCGGACAACGAACCGGAAACCGCCGCCCCCGGTCCGCTCCACGACGGCGGCCCGGTGGAATTCTCGCTCGCGGAGTCGGAGTCCATCCTCGCGCCGCTCATCAATGCCGCCGGCTCCGGCGTTCTCAAGATCGCCGATCCCGCCGTCGACGCCATCCAGAAGCTCATCGCGCACGGCTACCTCCGCGGTGAGGCTGACCCGGACTCCGGCGCCGCCGCGCCGGAGGCCAAGCTACTCTCCAGCCTAATCGAATCGGTTTGCAAATGCCACGATTTCGGCGACGATGCGATGGAATTGCTCGTCTTGAAAACCTTACTCTCCGCTGTGACGTCGATTTCGCTGCGAATCCACGGCGATTCATTGCTCCTCATAGTGCGAACCTGCTACGACATATATTTGGTCAGCAAAAACGTTGTGAATCAAACAACGGCGAAGGCTTCGTTGATTCAAATGCTGGTGATCGTGTTCCGGAGAATGGAGGCGGATTCCTCCACGGTGCCTATTCAGCCGATTGTGGTGGCGGAATTGATGGAGCCGGTGGAGAAATCCGACGTGGACAATTCGATGACGCAGTTCGTTCAAGGTTTCATAACGAAGATAATGCAGGACATTGACGGAGTTTTGAACCCTACGACGCCGAGTGGGAAGGTTTCTTTATTAGGTGGACACGACGGTGCGTTTGAGACAACCACGGTTGAGACTACGAACCCTACCGATTTGTTGGATTCTACTGATAAGGACATGTTGGATGAGAAGTATTGGGAGATTAGTATGTATAAGACGGCGTTGGAGGGACGGAAGGGGGAGCTTGTGGATGGGGAAGTGGTGGAGAGGGACGATGATTTGGAGGTTCAGATTGGGAACAAGTTGAGGAGGGATGCTTTCTTGGTGTTTAGGGCGCTTTGTAAGTTGTCCATGAAGACACCGCCCAAGGATGCGGCCGGGGACCCGCAGCTGATGAAGGGGAAGATTGTGGCTCTGGAGTTGCTGAAGATCTTGCTGGAGAATGCTGGAGCTGTGTTCAAGACTAGTGAAAGGTATCATGTTTTACTATGTTCCTCTTTAGGTTGAAGTTTAAACTTTGGCATTGTTGCCAGTTAGGGAGAAGATGTGTGCTATTTTAGTTTTGCTGGTAGATGACAAGAAGGTGTAGTTTCTAAGTTAAACATAGTAGTGAAGGTGGGGTAGACTTGATTGCATTGTCTGGATGTTCTGTCTAGGAGTTAACTCATAAGTCATAACTATTACTTTCTCACTTgtacattatattttatatggctAGGGATTTAGAATTTGACGACACTAATGTAAGAACAGACGTGCTATATGGGATGAAATAGTCTTTTAGAATTTTGACATGGCAGATTATCAGCTTGTTTGGAAAACCGATTGTGGGTGGCCACCGTAGGCTGCTGGAAGTAACAAAGGTGTTACTTTTGTCCCAAATGTAATTTTGGAGGCTGCTCACTGGCTTTCCAAACATGCACTATAAAAATACTTATACTCACCCAAAGTAGATTTAAGAAAGGGACATCAAGATACATGTGGTAGTGATAATGTGTATGTATTTCATACATAATCAATTTACACTATTAAGCAGTTCTGATGTAAGAATTAGCTTACTTACATGTTACAACTTGTCCTTGTAGATAACGATTTTAGCCAATCTGACCATTCTGATATACCCAGGCATCACGCATATTTCACTTTCTTCGGAATCAGTTTATGCCTTCATATTAATATAaggtaacattaaaaaaaatcttggacTAAGGTAAAACATTTCAGGCTTGATATGCTGGAAGTATACTTTTCATCTAGTGGCAGCTTTTGTTAAGTAATCGTCCtataaaaaccatttttttccAGGGTAAGAATGAATTTAATCATGTTGGTGTCAACGGTTGCagaaataagaataaatttgaattaCACACACATAAAGTTATCTATTAGATAATCTAAAGAGAAATATGTTAATGCAATAATGATGTGTTTGGGAATTGTTAGATTAAGCTTCACAagtttgagaatatttttatctttacaacCAGTCTAGTCTCAGCAATTCCTTTGGGCAGGATATTATATGGTTTCTACTAGAATTAAACATTTTCCTTTGAGAACTAATTTAGGTctgaaaaatattatgtttgcTGGATACCcaactatatataaaataaagctGATTGATATGGTCATTATAAGGGCAGTGGCCAttgttcattttaaaatttaaagcaatTTGGTCGTTGTATGTGCACTGTGCTCTTTGTTGCTGTTGACATCTTGATCTTTTCTGCATCTTCCCCTCCTTACTTTAGAGGTTATAATCTGAATCCCAATGCAAACTACAATATTCAAGGTCCTTTTTCCATGTTGAAAATATTTGTTCAATTTTTGGCTTtcatttttccattttatttggaTTGAAGAATAATTCTCTCCAGTATTCACTCTTGGAGTTTTTCAATCTTGATGGGAGTGAATACCAATGCCATTCTTGTAGTAAAAACTTTGTTCTAATCTTGACTTGTCAATTTTTTGCTATTCCTGGATTCAGCTGTAGatgaaattgtttttatttagttgTTCCTTTCCCTGCCCTTTGTGCCTTTGGGAACCTGCAATCTGGAATTTCAGAACTTTAAGGTAGATGCAATTAGCATGCACTGTCACTGACAATGTAATCCCCCCCTTCCCCCATTTCCAATTTGTAGATAGGCAGTTAAGTTAGTCTGGTAATCATGATTTGTTTGTCTTTCCTAGGTATTTGGGATTATTTGACATATAAAGTAGGAAGAATATTTTCTGTTAGAAATTTAGGAGCCATTTGAAATACCTACTCTGGATACTAGCTTCtggtttttttggattcttctgTACCTTACAGTTTCTTGCAAATTATAACAACAAGGTTACATGACTATGTCAGGGTTTTGTTTCCCTTCACAATAAATTATGTTATGCATGTCTTGGTTTTTGAATTTCCAGCTTAAGAATTATTCCTAGGCTAACATGGCCATGAAAGTCCTGTGTCTTAGCAAGGTATTCCTATTTGGAGCTTCctctaaaattaaatgaataattgaatgcacaaaattataattttgatcttgcattatttttactaatttaGTTTAGCATTTTTAGTTGTGCCATACACAAGTTTGAATACCCCTTCTGGCTTCTGTCCTCATAATTGATTCAGCTGGAACAGGTagagtaattgattaaattatgtgAACCTGCTATCTATGAATTGAATGTACTTCATCTTCtgctattatatttttttagtgtggACTATTactgtgttttattttttatttatttattttgtgtttgtctcttgaatttAACATATGACTTTTTGTCCCTCATCATTAATGCAAAGTAACATTTTCTTCCTTTGTTCTATACACCACTTGACACTATTTACTTCATAATTTTGCCAGATGACAAAAATAGTACTGATGGTTAAATTTGGTTGTGGATGAGCAGGTTTTTAGGTGCCATCAAGCAGTACTTATGTTTATCCTTGTTGAAGAACAGCGCTTCAACTCTTTTGATTGTGTTTCAGCTGTCATGCTCCATTTTTATCAGTCTGGTGTCAAGATTTAGAGCTGGATTGAAGGCAGAAATTGGGGTTTTTTTCCCTATGATTGTTCTGAGGGTCCTAGAAAATGTTTCTCAACCTAATTTTCAGCAGAAGATGACAGTGCTTCGATTTCTGGATAAGCTTTGTGTTGATTCACAGATATTGGTTGACATATTTATCAACTATGACTGTGATGTCAATTCATCAAATATATTTGAGAGGTgtgctattattttatttaattttttatagttattttatttgatttactgTATAAATAATATGTGCAGTTTCATGTTTAGAATATGGATCTTAAGTTTAATAGCATCTCCATTTTGTTGGAGTGTTTTTCATACAGCATTCATACTGGTGTGGCTGAGGCTGTCTTGATTGTCACTTAATATactctttatattttatatctaaTTGTTATATTCCTCATAAGATGGTCAATGGACTTCTTAAAACTGCTCAAGGTGTCCCTCCTGGTGTAATGACCACACTTTTGCCACCTCAAGAAGCAACATTAAAACTTGAGGCCATGAAAAGCTTGGTTGCCGTTCTAAAATCAATGGGAGACTGGATGAACAAACAATTGCGCATTCCTGACCCTCATTCAGCCAAGAAAGTTGAAGCAACAGATAATAGCCCTGAAAGTGGAGGTTTTACCATGGTAAATGGGAATGGGGAAGACCCTGTTGATGGTTCTGACTCCCAATCGGAAGTCTCCAATGATGCATCTGATGTTTCAACTATTGAGCAGCGACGGGCTTATAAACTGGAACTCCAGGTAAACAAATGAACAAGGTTTTGTTAATAAAGTATATCTTTGCTGTAGCTTTTTTACCAATGAAGCTAATGCAAGTGTATGGCAGGAAGGTATATCACTTTTTAATAGGAAGCCTAAGAAAGGAATTGAGTTTCTGATCAATGCCAAGAAGGTGGGTGATTCGCCAGAGGAAATAGCTGCTTTTCTTAAAGATGCATCTGGGTTGAACAAGACTTTGATTGGTGATTATCTGGGAGAAAGGGAAGAGTTATCCTTGAAGGTAATGCATGCCTATGTGGATTCCTTTAACTTTCAAGGGATGGAGTTTGATGAGGCAATCAGGGTCTTTCTTCAAGGATTCAGACTGCCTGGTGAGGCGCAGAAAATTGATAGGATCATGGAAAAGTTTGCTGAACGTTATTGCAAATGTAATCCAAAGGCCTTTTCTAGTGCTGACACTGCATATGTCCTAGCCTATTCTGTTATAATGCTTAATACAGATGCTCACAATCCTATGGTGAAGAATAAGGTGTGCTCACAATCTTATAGTTCTGTAAATTGATGTACACATAAGGCTTTGATATGTTTTGGGACCTTGTAAGTtagtgttttttcatttttagtccctGTAAGTTGGTGCCTTTTCAATTTTGGttcatgtaagttttttttgttcatttttagtccttttaagattttaattttttcatttatagtcCTCATAAGTTCACGCTTACAGGGATCAAAATTATGCAAACTTGCAAGACTAAAAATGAGCAAAATATCTTAGATGAACCAAAGTTGAAAAAGCGCAAacttatagagactaaaaatgaacaaatgtttttacaaggaccaaaatttaaaaagtacaaACTTAcagggactaaaaacatatttaagcctacaAATAATTATGATAGAAATGATGACTTATTTTCTTATTGGTTGTTGAGTTATGCAGATGTCTGCTGATGATTTCATAAGAAACAAtcgtggcattgatgatggaaaAGATTTGCCTGAGGAATACTTGAGGGCCTTGTTTGAGAGAATATCTAGAAATGAgatcaaaatgaaagaaaatgatgTGGCTCCTCAACAAAAACAGGCTGTGAACCCTAATAGACTTTCAGGCTTGGATAGTATATTGAATATTGTGATCCGTAAACGCGGGGAAGGGAACATGGAGACCAGTGATGATCTTATCCGTCATATGCAAGAACAATTCAAAGAAAAAGCTCGCAAATCTGAGTATGTATTTTTTCCATTCTCTAGAAGTGATAATTTCCTTTCCAAATTTATTTCTTGGGTTGCTGAAAACATTTTACCTGATGTTGTTTTTGGCATGAAGAATCTTATGTTGACTTCATCCTGTTTATAGATCCTACCATGTCTACTAGTATTTATCTGCTTTGTACATGATCCTTGTCCATTTGAAGTGTGATGGGTATCGATCTAAAAATGTTCACACTAGTTTGCAGTTTTTTTAAGTGACTTGTCAAAGAAAAATAGTTCctagatattttattttcttgatatGCATTTGCTTGCAATTTGCAGGTCAATCTATTATGCAGCAACAGATGTTGTAATCCTGAGATTCATGATTGAGGTGTGTTGGGCACCGATGTTAGTCGCTTTCAGTGTTCCTCTTGATCGAAGTGATGATGAGGTTGTAATATCTCTGTGTCTTGAAGGCTTCCGCTATGCTATTCATGTTACTTCTGTAATGTCGATGAAGACTCATAGAGATGCTTTTGTGACTTCATTAGCAAAGTTTACCTCACTACATTCACCAGCAGATATTAAGCAGAAAAATGTCGATGCAATTAAGGTTAGTCAAATTTAACTTCTCTTCTACCTGGCTTATGAACATCATATAAGCTGAAGTGattatcaattatcaattagCAATTCTTATTCTGTGTTATGTTACTTCCTACTCATAATGTTAATACCCTCTTTCAAAATGCTTCATTGTCTGTGTATTATTGCATTCCCATGGCATCTTTTATCATTTCAAGTTCACATATACATTTTTCCTTTAATGGATGTTTTTATCCTATCCGAAACTACACTCTCTGCAAGTGCTTTCATTGCTACATGCATAccaatataaacaaaattagtttGGACTTCCCttctacaaatataataattaccAAATTAATGTAGTGGTTTTGGGGAGTTTTGCTGCATTTGCTGAAAATGATTCTTGGAACAATATCTGAAGGCATATGATAGTAGTTATTTGTTGGATCTTTTTTAAGTTTTGGGTAGTGTATTCTTGGTACCTGAACTTTGTGTTCAGTTTTTGTTGATTACATTATATGACTGAACGTGTCATCTGTTTTATTACTAGGCAATAGTTGTTATTGCTGATGAGGATGGAAATTACTTACAAGAAGCTTGGGAACATATCTTGACTTGTGTTTCCCGGTTTGAGCATCTACATCTTCTTGGAGAGGGGGCTCCACCAGATGCCACATTCTTTGCCTTTCCTCAGAATGATTCAGAAAAAACAAAGCCGGCAAAGTCAACCATTCTTCCTGTTTTGAAGAAGAAGGGACCTGGGAGGATGCAGTATGCAGCTGCTACTTTGATGCGGGGTTCATATGATAGTGCTGGAATTGGCAGTAATGGTTCTGGTGTCACATCAGAACAGGTGAACAATCTAGTCtctaatttaaatatgttggaACAAGTTGGAAGCTCTGAAATGAATCGCATATTCACTCGGAGCCAGAAGTTGAACAGTGAGGCCATAATAGATTTTGTTAAGGCTCTATGCAAGGTCTCCATGGAGGAATTGAGGTCTCCATCTGATCCACGTGTTTTCAGCCTTACAAAGATTGTTGAGATTGCGTATGTATTACTCACCTACCACTTCAAACATGCTACCTCTTTTTGCCTTCCctctgaatttttctttttcctcatgGTTCTTGTGGTTCATTGGTTGGGGATTTTTACAAAACAAACATACATAATAGCACTTGACAAGCTTTGTTGTTTATAAATTGATTTGACACAACTGTTTTTCTCCTTTTTGGTTGATTGCCATTGCCCCTTCTATATCCCCAACTCTCATGCTCACTTTTTTGTAGTCTGAGGAAATTGTTGAATTGAACTCTTTTTTCTGTTCAACTCCGGTAAAATATCAGGATGTTTGCATGTGAAAGGGTCACCTGTTTCTTTTAACTCCCAGTTTCAGTTCAGATGGTAAGACAAGGGATAAAGTGCTTAATTTTATTGAAGAGAAGAACATTACAAGTGTGCCCAAGAATTAAGGTGGGAAAGTGTAAttcatttgaaaaacaaatgttTGGGCAGAGCATCAAGCATATGATTATGTTGCATGATTgattgatgtttatatgctaCTACCTGTTGTTTGACTCGAATATTATGTAACAGGCACTATAATATGAACCGCATCAGGCTTGTGTGGTCAAGCATCTGGCATGTTCTCTCTGATTTCTTTGTAACTATTGGCTGTTCGGCAAACCTTTCAATTGCAATTTTTGCAATGGATTCCTTGCGTCAGTTGTCAATGAAATTTCTAGAGCGGGAAGAACTGgctaattataattttcaaaatgaatttaTGAAGCCTTTTGTTATTGTTATGCGAAAGAGTAGTGCTGTTGAAATTAGAGAACTAATTATCAGATGTGTCTCTCAAATGGTTCTATCTCGTGTCAACAATGTCAAATCTGGATGGAAGAGCATGTTCATGGTAGAGCTGATAAACTCCTATTGTCTATAGAGAGCTTCAATTAATGCAtatgtttgttcattttttctctCCTCTACTTACTGCTCATAGATCTGATTTCAGGTATTCACAACAGCAGCTTATGATGACCACAAAAACATTGTACTcttatcttttgaaattatGGAGAAGATTATTCGAGA contains:
- the LOC100798955 gene encoding brefeldin A-inhibited guanine nucleotide-exchange protein 2 isoform X2 yields the protein MVTFFDRETLHFQQKSFLGAIKQYLCLSLLKNSASTLLIVFQLSCSIFISLVSRFRAGLKAEIGVFFPMIVLRVLENVSQPNFQQKMTVLRFLDKLCVDSQILVDIFINYDCDVNSSNIFERMVNGLLKTAQGVPPGVMTTLLPPQEATLKLEAMKSLVAVLKSMGDWMNKQLRIPDPHSAKKVEATDNSPESGGFTMVNGNGEDPVDGSDSQSEVSNDASDVSTIEQRRAYKLELQEGISLFNRKPKKGIEFLINAKKVGDSPEEIAAFLKDASGLNKTLIGDYLGEREELSLKVMHAYVDSFNFQGMEFDEAIRVFLQGFRLPGEAQKIDRIMEKFAERYCKCNPKAFSSADTAYVLAYSVIMLNTDAHNPMVKNKMSADDFIRNNRGIDDGKDLPEEYLRALFERISRNEIKMKENDVAPQQKQAVNPNRLSGLDSILNIVIRKRGEGNMETSDDLIRHMQEQFKEKARKSESIYYAATDVVILRFMIEVCWAPMLVAFSVPLDRSDDEVVISLCLEGFRYAIHVTSVMSMKTHRDAFVTSLAKFTSLHSPADIKQKNVDAIKAIVVIADEDGNYLQEAWEHILTCVSRFEHLHLLGEGAPPDATFFAFPQNDSEKTKPAKSTILPVLKKKGPGRMQYAAATLMRGSYDSAGIGSNGSGVTSEQVNNLVSNLNMLEQVGSSEMNRIFTRSQKLNSEAIIDFVKALCKVSMEELRSPSDPRVFSLTKIVEIAHYNMNRIRLVWSSIWHVLSDFFVTIGCSANLSIAIFAMDSLRQLSMKFLEREELANYNFQNEFMKPFVIVMRKSSAVEIRELIIRCVSQMVLSRVNNVKSGWKSMFMVFTTAAYDDHKNIVLLSFEIMEKIIRDYFPYITETETTTFTDCVNCLIAFTNSRFNKEISLNAIAFLRFCATKLAAGDLGSSSRNKDKEVTGKISSSSPQTGKEGKKDNGEVIDKDDHLYFWFPLLAGLSELSFDPRPEIRKSALEVLFETLRNHGHLFSLPLWERVFESILFPIFDYVRHSIDPSGSSSPINEVEADGELDQDAWLYETCTLALQLVVDLFVNFYDTVNPLLRKVLMLLVSFIKRPHQSLAGIGIAAFVRLMSNAGELFSDEKWLEVVFSLKEVANATLPNFLFVESEDFTKNQEHASTAEDDRDRAESGSPDNLESLRIRRLYAHLADAKCRAAVQLLLIQAVMEIYNMYRPHLSAKAMLVLFDALHDVAIHAHQINGNTMLRSKLQEFGSVTQMQDPPLLRLENESYQTCLTFLQNLVIDKPPSYKVDEVESHLIRLCQEVLEFYIEVAGFEQKSESSHGRQQHWLIPLGTGKRRELAARSPLIVATLQAICSLGDTSFEKNLSHFFPLISSLVRCEHGSKDVQVALSDMLSLSVGPILLQSC
- the LOC100798955 gene encoding brefeldin A-inhibited guanine nucleotide-exchange protein 2 isoform X1 encodes the protein MASSEADSRLRQVVVPALEKIVKNASWRKHAKLAHECKSVIESLNHQQAPPPGSPSDNEPETAAPGPLHDGGPVEFSLAESESILAPLINAAGSGVLKIADPAVDAIQKLIAHGYLRGEADPDSGAAAPEAKLLSSLIESVCKCHDFGDDAMELLVLKTLLSAVTSISLRIHGDSLLLIVRTCYDIYLVSKNVVNQTTAKASLIQMLVIVFRRMEADSSTVPIQPIVVAELMEPVEKSDVDNSMTQFVQGFITKIMQDIDGVLNPTTPSGKVSLLGGHDGAFETTTVETTNPTDLLDSTDKDMLDEKYWEISMYKTALEGRKGELVDGEVVERDDDLEVQIGNKLRRDAFLVFRALCKLSMKTPPKDAAGDPQLMKGKIVALELLKILLENAGAVFKTSERFLGAIKQYLCLSLLKNSASTLLIVFQLSCSIFISLVSRFRAGLKAEIGVFFPMIVLRVLENVSQPNFQQKMTVLRFLDKLCVDSQILVDIFINYDCDVNSSNIFERMVNGLLKTAQGVPPGVMTTLLPPQEATLKLEAMKSLVAVLKSMGDWMNKQLRIPDPHSAKKVEATDNSPESGGFTMVNGNGEDPVDGSDSQSEVSNDASDVSTIEQRRAYKLELQEGISLFNRKPKKGIEFLINAKKVGDSPEEIAAFLKDASGLNKTLIGDYLGEREELSLKVMHAYVDSFNFQGMEFDEAIRVFLQGFRLPGEAQKIDRIMEKFAERYCKCNPKAFSSADTAYVLAYSVIMLNTDAHNPMVKNKMSADDFIRNNRGIDDGKDLPEEYLRALFERISRNEIKMKENDVAPQQKQAVNPNRLSGLDSILNIVIRKRGEGNMETSDDLIRHMQEQFKEKARKSESIYYAATDVVILRFMIEVCWAPMLVAFSVPLDRSDDEVVISLCLEGFRYAIHVTSVMSMKTHRDAFVTSLAKFTSLHSPADIKQKNVDAIKAIVVIADEDGNYLQEAWEHILTCVSRFEHLHLLGEGAPPDATFFAFPQNDSEKTKPAKSTILPVLKKKGPGRMQYAAATLMRGSYDSAGIGSNGSGVTSEQVNNLVSNLNMLEQVGSSEMNRIFTRSQKLNSEAIIDFVKALCKVSMEELRSPSDPRVFSLTKIVEIAHYNMNRIRLVWSSIWHVLSDFFVTIGCSANLSIAIFAMDSLRQLSMKFLEREELANYNFQNEFMKPFVIVMRKSSAVEIRELIIRCVSQMVLSRVNNVKSGWKSMFMVFTTAAYDDHKNIVLLSFEIMEKIIRDYFPYITETETTTFTDCVNCLIAFTNSRFNKEISLNAIAFLRFCATKLAAGDLGSSSRNKDKEVTGKISSSSPQTGKEGKKDNGEVIDKDDHLYFWFPLLAGLSELSFDPRPEIRKSALEVLFETLRNHGHLFSLPLWERVFESILFPIFDYVRHSIDPSGSSSPINEVEADGELDQDAWLYETCTLALQLVVDLFVNFYDTVNPLLRKVLMLLVSFIKRPHQSLAGIGIAAFVRLMSNAGELFSDEKWLEVVFSLKEVANATLPNFLFVESEDFTKNQEHASTAEDDRDRAESGSPDNLESLRIRRLYAHLADAKCRAAVQLLLIQAVMEIYNMYRPHLSAKAMLVLFDALHDVAIHAHQINGNTMLRSKLQEFGSVTQMQDPPLLRLENESYQTCLTFLQNLVIDKPPSYKVDEVESHLIRLCQEVLEFYIEVAGFEQKSESSHGRQQHWLIPLGTGKRRELAARSPLIVATLQAICSLGDTSFEKNLSHFFPLISSLVRCEHGSKDVQVALSDMLSLSVGPILLQSC